One genomic region from Ptychodera flava strain L36383 chromosome 14, AS_Pfla_20210202, whole genome shotgun sequence encodes:
- the LOC139149286 gene encoding uncharacterized protein, translating to MASGVGVDEGVVPIFDDIKLKNKYSYIIFHIEDHKKIKVLKAEEDLTKTYKDFCAELPKNECRYGVYDFRYTLDDGGIRNKLVFYHWVPDTAKVKDKMVYASSKDALRKKLVGIRDEQQATDDSELNYDEIKEKISKGGTS from the exons GCATCAGGTGTTGGAGTTGATGAAGGTGTTGTGCCCATATTTGATGACATTAAGTTGAAAAACAAGTATAGCTACATCATCTTTCACATTGAAGATCacaaaaagattaaagtgcTGAAAGCAGAAGAGGACTTGACAAAAACATACAAGGACTTCTGTGCCGAACTTCCAAAGAATGAATGCCGTTATGGAGTGTATGATTTCAGGTACACGCTAGATGACGGTGGAATCAGAAACAAACTTGTATTCTACCACTG GGTACCAGACACTGCCAAGGTCAAGGACAAGATGGTATATGCCAGTAGCAAGGATGCTCTCCGCAAAAAGTTGGTTGGGATCAGAGATGAACAACAAGCAACAGATGACAGCGAActtaattatgatgaaattaagGAAAAAATTTCCAAAGGCGGTACCTCTTAA